One segment of Gadus chalcogrammus isolate NIFS_2021 chromosome 8, NIFS_Gcha_1.0, whole genome shotgun sequence DNA contains the following:
- the pdca gene encoding phosducin a produces MCCDEEEDEGKSVSLPSPDRPHSKDHRVKTTEALPETHQPKEPSRMSNSAQEGEELPVSYTGPKGVINDWRRFRLDLAEQPVRRELLRQMSREEGPERPGRKMSVQECELVQQQGERGLRRYRRQCMQEMHQRLSFGPTFTVVLELLSGEHFLEVVEQEPRALVVVHIYQPGVTGCEEMNSSLDCLASEYPSVKFCRIDAVATGAIERFSSDVLPALLVYRAGELLGNFLSVTKHFNQEFFATDVEALLNQYGLLPEKEIPASPGEEGEEEEE; encoded by the exons ATGTgttgtgatgaggaggaggatgaaggtaAGTCTGTAAGCCTCCCGTCTCCTGACAGACCGCACAGTAAAGACCACAGGGTGAAGACCACAGAAGCGCTACCAGAGACCCACCAACCCAAG GAACCAAGCAGAATGTCGAACTCTgcacaggaaggggaggagctacCAGTCAGCTATACGG GTCCCAAGGGCGTGATCAACGACTGGAGGCGGTTCCGACTGGATCTGGCCGAGCAGCCAGTCAGGAGAGAGCTGCTGAGACAGatgagcagggaggaggggccggAGAGACCCGGCCGcaag ATGAGTGTTCAGGAGTGTGAGCtggtgcagcagcagggggAGCGCGGCCTGCGGCGCTACCGGCGGCAGTGCATGCAGGAGATGCACCAGCGGCTGAGCTTCGGGCCCACCTTCACCGTCGTGCTGGAGCTGCTCAGCGGGGAGCACttcctggaggtggtggagcaggagcCCCGCGCCCTGGTGGTCGTCCACATCTACCAGCCCGGggtcacag gcTGTGAGGAGATGAACTCCTCTCTGGACTGCCTGGCGTCAGAATACCCCAGCGTCAAGTTCTGTCGAATCGACGCCGTGGCAACCGGAGCCATAGAACGCTTCTCCTCCGAC GTGCTGCCCGCCCTGCTGGTGTACCGGGCCGGGGAGCTGCTCGGGAACTTCCTGTCCGTCACCAAACATTTCAACCAGGAGTTCTTCGCCACCGACGTGGAGGCGCTCCTCAACCAATACGGACTGCTGCCCGAGAAGGAGATCCCGGCCAGccccggggaggagggggaagaggaggaggag
- the LOC130387746 gene encoding kinesin-associated protein 3-like isoform X1 — translation MQEDARYLKRKVRAGSLDVHPTEKALVVQYEVEASILGEGGDPMLGERKEGQKIIRVKSLSPSTDVGALARKVVEECRLIPLSRLPQVEHLLHYLQSRRPAEGKVDQSSQLLRPRELTPFEGLEVGEEASISQVERYVELLYEGLPEKIRGSALLLQLARNPDNLEELLHNETALGALARVLREDWKQSVELSTIIIYIFFCFSSFSQFQAVVSHYKVGALCMAVVEHELRRHDLWKEELSKKNKACEAVPEQGSLRRDQEKAVRKYRSLLAKQEQLLRVSLYLLLNLAEDTRTELKMRNKNMVGLLVRVLDREDPELLVLVLSFLKKLSIFLENKNDMAEVDTVQRLARFVPCDHKDLLNLTLRLLLNLSFDSGLRTKMVEAGLLPKLTALLGDATHRQVAMWILYHISVDDRSRSLFAYTDCIPQLLQMLYDHGEEKMDIELISFCINLAASKKNAQIMCEGNGLKMVMKRALKMKDCLLMKMIRNISQHDGPTKALFIDYVGDLAAQMAAEEEEEFVVECVGTLGNLTVPELDWELVLREYNLVPYLKDHLKPGSAEDDLILEVVILVGTVSMDDACAAMLAKSGIIPALIELLNAQQEDDEFVCQIIYVFYQMVFHQATRDVIIKDTQAPAYLIDLMHDKNTEIRKVCDNTLDIIAEYDEEWGRKIQSEKFRFHNNQWLDMVESRQAEEGEAYLYDNDNDRTDLFYSADGITPGDGSISPDFYNDLQSQNGEDPPAGNYRDVFDQTSSSPGRPVTAYGFRPDEDPRYQYT, via the exons ATGCAGGAGGACGCGCGCTATCTCAAGCG gAAGGTGCGTGCTGGCAGTCTAGACGTCCACCCCACGGAGAAGGCCCTGGTGGTGCAGTATGAGGTGGAGGCCTCCatcctgggggagggaggagacccCATGCTGGGGGAGCGCAAGGAGGGCCAGAAGAT tatccGGGTGAAGAGCCTCTCCCCCAGTACTGACGTGGGGGCGTTGGCCaggaaggtggtggaggagtgccgCCTCATCCCGCTGTCACGCCTCCCCCAGGTGGAGCACCTCCTGCACTACCTGCAGAGCAGGAGGCCCGCCGAGGGCAAAG tggACCAGAGCAGTCAGCTGCTCAGACCCAGGGAGCTGACTCCGTTCGAGGGCCTGGAG gtgggggaggaggcctCCATCTCCCAGGTGGAGCGCTACGTTGAGCTGCTCTACGAAGGACTTCCTGAGAAGATCAGAGGCTCcgccctgctgctgcagctggccCGTAACCCTGACaacctggaggagctgctgcacAACG agacgGCTCTAGGGGCACTGGCCCGGGTTCTCAGGGAGGACTGGAAGCAGAGTGTGGAGCtgtccaccatcatcatctacatcttcttctgcttctccag ttTCTCCCAGTTCCAGGCAGTGGTGTCCCACTATAAGGTGGGGGCTCTCTGCATGGCGGTGGTGGAACATGAGCTGAGGAGACACGACCTCTGGAAGGAGGAGCTCAGCAAGAAGAACAAGGCCT GCGAGGCGGTCCCGGAGCAGGGCTCCCTGCGGCGGGACCAGGAGAAGGCGGTCAGGAAGTACCGCAGCCTGCTGGCCAAGCAGGAGCAGCTGCTCAGAG tgtctctctacctgctcctgaacCTGGCTGAGGACACTCGTACCGAGCTGAAGATGAGGAATAAGAACATGGTGGGTCTCTTGGTCCGGGTCCTGGACCGCGAGGACCCCGAGCTGCTGGTCCTGGTGCTCTCCTTCCTCAAGAAGCTCTCCATCTTCCTGGAGAACAAGAACGACATG GCCGAGGTGGATACAGTGCAGCGATTGGCTCGCTTCGTGCCGTGTGACCACAAGGACCTGCTGAACCTgacgctccgcctcctcctcaacctctctTTCGACTCAGGCCTCCGGACCAAGATGGTGGAGGCCGGCCTGCTGCCAAAACTCACCGCCCTGCTAG GGGACGCCACCCACCGGCAGGTGGCCATGTGGATCCTGTACCACATCAGTGTGGACGACCGGTCGAGGTCCCTGTTCGCCTACACAGACTGCATCCCCCAG ctgctCCAAATGCTGTATGACCACGGGGAGGAGAAGATGGACATTGAGCTCATCTCCTTCTGCATCAACCTGGCAGCCAGCAAGAAGAACGCCCAGATCATGTGTGAAG GCAACGGGCTGAAGATGGTGATGAAGAGGGCTCTGAAGATGAAGGACTGCCTCCTGATGAAGATGATCAGAAACATCTCCCAGCACGACGGACCCACCAAGGCCCTGTTCATA GACTACGTGGGCGACCTGGCAGCCCAgatggcggcggaggaggaggaggagtttgttGTGGAATGCGTCGGAACGCTGGGGAACCTGACTGTCCCGGAGCTGGACTGGGAGCTGGTCCTCAGAGAGTACAACCTGGTGCCCTACCTCAAGGACCACCTAAAACCAG GCTCTGCGGAGGACGACCTGATCCTGGAGGTGGTGATCCTGGTCGGGACCGTCTCCATGGACGACGCCTGCGCCGCCATGTTGGCTAAATCCGGCATCATCCCCGCCCTCATAGAGCTGCTAAACG CCCAGCAGGAGGATGatgagtttgtgtgtcagaTCATCTACGTCTTCTACCAGATGGTATTCCACCAGGCGACGCGCGACGTCATCATTAAGGACACCC AGGCGCCGGCCTATCTGATTGACCTGATGCACGACAAGAACACAGAGATCAGGAAGGTGTGCGACAACACCCTGGACATCATCGCT GAGTATGATGAGGAGTGGGGCCGCAAAATCCAGTCGGAGAAGTTCCGTTTCCATAACAACCAGTGGCTGGACATGGTGGAGAGTCGCCAGGCAGAGGAGGGCGAGGCCTATCTCTATGACAACGACAACGACCGCACAGACCTCTTCTACAGCGCTG ATGGTATCACTCCTGGTGACGGCTCCATCAGTCCCGATTTCTACAACGACCTCCAGTCCCAGAACGGAGAGGATCCTCCTGCAGG GAACTACCGGGATGTGTTTGACCAGACCAGCTCGTCTCCAGGGCGACCAGTGACTGCCTACGGCTTCAGACCAGACGAAGACCCCCGATACCAGTACACATAG
- the LOC130387746 gene encoding kinesin-associated protein 3-like isoform X2, whose translation MQEDARYLKRKVRAGSLDVHPTEKALVVQYEVEASILGEGGDPMLGERKEGQKIIRVKSLSPSTDVGALARKVVEECRLIPLSRLPQVEHLLHYLQSRRPAEGKVDQSSQLLRPRELTPFEGLEVGEEASISQVERYVELLYEGLPEKIRGSALLLQLARNPDNLEELLHNETALGALARVLREDWKQSVELSTIIIYIFFCFSSFSQFQAVVSHYKVGALCMAVVEHELRRHDLWKEELSKKNKACEAVPEQGSLRRDQEKAVRKYRSLLAKQEQLLRVSLYLLLNLAEDTRTELKMRNKNMVGLLVRVLDREDPELLVLVLSFLKKLSIFLENKNDMAEVDTVQRLARFVPCDHKDLLNLTLRLLLNLSFDSGLRTKMVEAGLLPKLTALLGDATHRQVAMWILYHISVDDRSRSLFAYTDCIPQLLQMLYDHGEEKMDIELISFCINLAASKKNAQIMCEGNGLKMVMKRALKMKDCLLMKMIRNISQHDGPTKALFIDYVGDLAAQMAAEEEEEFVVECVGTLGNLTVPELDWELVLREYNLVPYLKDHLKPGSAEDDLILEVVILVGTVSMDDACAAMLAKSGIIPALIELLNAQQEDDEFVCQIIYVFYQMVFHQATRDVIIKDTQAPAYLIDLMHDKNTEIRKVCDNTLDIIAEYDEEWGRKIQSEKFRFHNNQWLDMVESRQAEEGEAYLYDNDNDRTDLFYSADGITPGLTLDGITPGLTPGSVSRWYHSWFDSWFCV comes from the exons ATGCAGGAGGACGCGCGCTATCTCAAGCG gAAGGTGCGTGCTGGCAGTCTAGACGTCCACCCCACGGAGAAGGCCCTGGTGGTGCAGTATGAGGTGGAGGCCTCCatcctgggggagggaggagacccCATGCTGGGGGAGCGCAAGGAGGGCCAGAAGAT tatccGGGTGAAGAGCCTCTCCCCCAGTACTGACGTGGGGGCGTTGGCCaggaaggtggtggaggagtgccgCCTCATCCCGCTGTCACGCCTCCCCCAGGTGGAGCACCTCCTGCACTACCTGCAGAGCAGGAGGCCCGCCGAGGGCAAAG tggACCAGAGCAGTCAGCTGCTCAGACCCAGGGAGCTGACTCCGTTCGAGGGCCTGGAG gtgggggaggaggcctCCATCTCCCAGGTGGAGCGCTACGTTGAGCTGCTCTACGAAGGACTTCCTGAGAAGATCAGAGGCTCcgccctgctgctgcagctggccCGTAACCCTGACaacctggaggagctgctgcacAACG agacgGCTCTAGGGGCACTGGCCCGGGTTCTCAGGGAGGACTGGAAGCAGAGTGTGGAGCtgtccaccatcatcatctacatcttcttctgcttctccag ttTCTCCCAGTTCCAGGCAGTGGTGTCCCACTATAAGGTGGGGGCTCTCTGCATGGCGGTGGTGGAACATGAGCTGAGGAGACACGACCTCTGGAAGGAGGAGCTCAGCAAGAAGAACAAGGCCT GCGAGGCGGTCCCGGAGCAGGGCTCCCTGCGGCGGGACCAGGAGAAGGCGGTCAGGAAGTACCGCAGCCTGCTGGCCAAGCAGGAGCAGCTGCTCAGAG tgtctctctacctgctcctgaacCTGGCTGAGGACACTCGTACCGAGCTGAAGATGAGGAATAAGAACATGGTGGGTCTCTTGGTCCGGGTCCTGGACCGCGAGGACCCCGAGCTGCTGGTCCTGGTGCTCTCCTTCCTCAAGAAGCTCTCCATCTTCCTGGAGAACAAGAACGACATG GCCGAGGTGGATACAGTGCAGCGATTGGCTCGCTTCGTGCCGTGTGACCACAAGGACCTGCTGAACCTgacgctccgcctcctcctcaacctctctTTCGACTCAGGCCTCCGGACCAAGATGGTGGAGGCCGGCCTGCTGCCAAAACTCACCGCCCTGCTAG GGGACGCCACCCACCGGCAGGTGGCCATGTGGATCCTGTACCACATCAGTGTGGACGACCGGTCGAGGTCCCTGTTCGCCTACACAGACTGCATCCCCCAG ctgctCCAAATGCTGTATGACCACGGGGAGGAGAAGATGGACATTGAGCTCATCTCCTTCTGCATCAACCTGGCAGCCAGCAAGAAGAACGCCCAGATCATGTGTGAAG GCAACGGGCTGAAGATGGTGATGAAGAGGGCTCTGAAGATGAAGGACTGCCTCCTGATGAAGATGATCAGAAACATCTCCCAGCACGACGGACCCACCAAGGCCCTGTTCATA GACTACGTGGGCGACCTGGCAGCCCAgatggcggcggaggaggaggaggagtttgttGTGGAATGCGTCGGAACGCTGGGGAACCTGACTGTCCCGGAGCTGGACTGGGAGCTGGTCCTCAGAGAGTACAACCTGGTGCCCTACCTCAAGGACCACCTAAAACCAG GCTCTGCGGAGGACGACCTGATCCTGGAGGTGGTGATCCTGGTCGGGACCGTCTCCATGGACGACGCCTGCGCCGCCATGTTGGCTAAATCCGGCATCATCCCCGCCCTCATAGAGCTGCTAAACG CCCAGCAGGAGGATGatgagtttgtgtgtcagaTCATCTACGTCTTCTACCAGATGGTATTCCACCAGGCGACGCGCGACGTCATCATTAAGGACACCC AGGCGCCGGCCTATCTGATTGACCTGATGCACGACAAGAACACAGAGATCAGGAAGGTGTGCGACAACACCCTGGACATCATCGCT GAGTATGATGAGGAGTGGGGCCGCAAAATCCAGTCGGAGAAGTTCCGTTTCCATAACAACCAGTGGCTGGACATGGTGGAGAGTCGCCAGGCAGAGGAGGGCGAGGCCTATCTCTATGACAACGACAACGACCGCACAGACCTCTTCTACAGCGCTG ATGGTATCACTCCTGGTTTGACTCTAGATGGTATCACTCCTGGTTTGACTCCTGGTTCTGTGTCTAGATGGTATCACTCCTGGTTTGACTCCTGGTTCTGTGTCTAG
- the dusp12 gene encoding dual specificity protein phosphatase 12: MILVEPGLFIGSAADLSDAQALAEAAVSHVLSVDSEDPPLPQGAGLRHKRISVLDQPTSDLLSHMDDSFLFLQEAVEGGGAALVHCHAGRSRSAAMVTAYLMRSHRLSFSEAYDRLQHRNPDVQVNTGFQQQLQLYEALGCRVDRSRAEFREFRLRLLVEQQADLSQVPSEVFAVDPADSASSEVSYRCRKCRRTLFRGSSLLSHEVGDGASSFQHKKSSDPTGNAACTSYFIEPVQWMESALIGQLDGPLQCPRCSSKLGAFCWAGGRCSCGRWVTPSFQLHHNRLDCIRPISIQKIHTLTDSQTPTDSHNDTHPG, translated from the exons ATGATATTGGTCGAGCCCGGCCTCTTCATCGGATCAGCAGCCGACCTGAGTGACGCACAGGCTTTGGCCGAGGCAGCGGTCAGTCACGTGCTGTCGGTGGACTCCGaggaccctcccctcccccagggggcggggctccgaCACAAGAGGATCAGCGTCCTGGACCagccgacctctgacctcctgagTCATATGGATGACAGCTTCCTGTTCCTACAGGAAGctgtggaggggggcggggctgctcTTGTGCACTG ccatGCGGGGCGGAGCCGTAGTGCTGCCATGGTAACGGCCTACCTGATGAGGAGCCACAGGCTGAGCTTCTCTGAGGCCTACGACCGCCTGCAGCACAGAAACCCAGATGTCCA ggtgaaCACTGggttccagcagcagctccagctctACGAGGCTTTGGGCTGCCGAGTCGACCGGAGCCGAGCCGAGTTCAGAGAGTTCAGACTCAGGCTGCTGGTTGAGCAGCAGGcag acctcTCCCAGGTCCCAAGCGAGGTCTTTGCGGTGGATCCCGCTGACTCCGCCTCCTCCGAGGTCTCCTATCGGTGCAGGAAgtgcag GAGGACTCTGTTCCGTGGTTCCAGTCTCCTGAGTCACGAGGTTGGGGACGGAGCTTCATCCTTTCAGCACAAGAAATCCAGCGATCCTACTG GTAACGCAGCATGCACCTCCTACTTCATTGAACCTGTCCAGTGGATGGAGAGCGCTCTAATTGGCCAGCTGGACGGGCCG CTACAGTGCCCGCGGTGCAGCAGTAAGCTGGGGGCGTTCTGTTGGGCAGGGGGGCGATGCTCCTGTGGCCGATGGGTCACGCCCTCCTTCCAACTCCACCACAACCGACTGGACTGCATACGACCAATCAGTATCCAGAAAATACACACCCTGACTGACTCACAGACCCCGACTGACTcgcacaatgacacacaccctggctaa